The Chryseolinea soli nucleotide sequence ACTTCTTCCACAACGGGTGATCATATTCTTCCAGATACGGTTTGGGATCTTCCCATTTATGATGCGGGCTCTTATCTTCAAAATGAATAAACCCTGCCTCCGGTTCACCGGCATGAAAATCCTGCCACAAGCCATTGGTGCCTTGCACGCGGAAGCCCAGGTTATAAGGACGCGGCAGCGACGTGTCGTGGGTCAACAGGATGGTCTCGCCGTTCTCGCATTGGATTTGCGTGTTCACAATATCACCTTGCTTGAACACGACCTTTGCATTGGGATGGTTGGGCCCGCCTTTGGGATTTTTCACAATGTAGTCGTGAAGTCCCCGGGCTTTGGTCGCGATGGAGGAAAGCCGCGCGAGACGGTTGCCGCGATTGATGTCGATCATGTTGGCCACGGGCCCGAGACCGTGCGTGGGATAGAGCTCGCCGTTCCGGTTCACATAATGCTGCGTACGCCAACGTGCTTCGCTAAAACCTTTCTCACCGAAGTCGACACCGGGTTCGTCGGTTTGACCGGTGGTGAAAAGCACGCCGCGAAGGTCGTGCTCGTAGCCGCCTTGCAGGTGAAGGACCTCGCCAAATCTTCCCTGTCGCACCATGTTCAGCACGGCCATGATGTCGCGGCGATAGCAAACATTTTCCAGCATCATGAACGGGGTCTTTGTCTTTTCATACGCATTTACAAAGTCCCAGCAATCCTGCAGCTTGATCGCGCCACACACTTCCATAGCCGTGATCTTCCCGGCTTCCATGGCATCGACGCCGTGTTGCAGGTGCCACTCCCAGGGCGAGCAGACATAGACCGCATCCACGTCGGTGCGCTTCAGCAGGTTGCGATAGTCGTAAGGACCCTTGCCATATTCGACGGCGGCCTTCTTATTATATTTTTGGATAAGCGCCTGGGCCATTGCCATCATCTTTGGATCGGGGTCCGCCATGGCCACGATCTCTACATCGGTACGCTTGAGCAATTCCTGCATGTGATCCTGGCCGCGCAACCCCACAGCGATCATCCCAATCCTGACGGTGGTGCGCTTTTCTTCAGCAAGCGCTTGGAACATGCCCACACCGGGCAGGGTGAGGAGTGACCCTGCTGCGGCAGTTTGTTTTAGGAAGTTTCTTCTACTGTATAACATATTATTTTATTGTTTCGAATTCTTTGTGTTTCGTGTTAGTCCCTCACAACGATTAATCCGACAAGAGATAAATTCCGATCATCGCGAAAACCATGCCCACCGAAAGGACTGCTCCGGGGATCACGCCATATAAGATGAGCGAGAGCACGACGGTGATCAGCGGAGAAAGCCCCGTCATCGGCGTAACGATGATCGCTTTGCCATAACGAAGCGCATACACGAGCGTGAGCGCCCCGATGGCGTTGAGCACATGGATGATGCTGGCGAGATATGGCCCCTTGAAGCCCCAATTGACAGGCTTCGAAAAATCCGTCATCATCACTGCCACAGGAATCAGAAGGACCGCCGTCGCCATCATGTAAAAGAAGATGCTCTCCGCCTTCATCACGTTGTTTGAGAATTTCATCACATAGGCCTGCAAGCCCCAGAGAATAAAAACGCTGATCGACAACAGCAACCACCCATAGCCTGACGAACCGTTGCCGGACGCCGGCTGATAGGAGAGGAGTAAGATCGCGGCCAGTGAAATGACGATCCCGATCCAATGTCTGCGCGTTGCCGTTTCTTTTAAAAACACGAGCGATAAAAAAATGGTCAGGATCGGGAACAGCGAAATGAGCGGGAACACAATATAGGCCGGACCTTCACGCAACGCCTGAAACAAGATCAACTGACCACCCGCACCCAGCAGTCCGATGGTGGACCCCAGAAAGATGGAACGGAGATCATACTCCAGTTTCCATTGGATAAGATAGAGTGCTACCAGCGAACACGGGATCATGGTAAGCGCCCATACGGAA carries:
- a CDS encoding DMT family transporter, which encodes MAKKTWLLYAIITTVFWGAWGALIEIPEKAGFPATLGYSVWALTMIPCSLVALYLIQWKLEYDLRSIFLGSTIGLLGAGGQLILFQALREGPAYIVFPLISLFPILTIFLSLVFLKETATRRHWIGIVISLAAILLLSYQPASGNGSSGYGWLLLSISVFILWGLQAYVMKFSNNVMKAESIFFYMMATAVLLIPVAVMMTDFSKPVNWGFKGPYLASIIHVLNAIGALTLVYALRYGKAIIVTPMTGLSPLITVVLSLILYGVIPGAVLSVGMVFAMIGIYLLSD
- a CDS encoding Gfo/Idh/MocA family oxidoreductase; its protein translation is MLYSRRNFLKQTAAAGSLLTLPGVGMFQALAEEKRTTVRIGMIAVGLRGQDHMQELLKRTDVEIVAMADPDPKMMAMAQALIQKYNKKAAVEYGKGPYDYRNLLKRTDVDAVYVCSPWEWHLQHGVDAMEAGKITAMEVCGAIKLQDCWDFVNAYEKTKTPFMMLENVCYRRDIMAVLNMVRQGRFGEVLHLQGGYEHDLRGVLFTTGQTDEPGVDFGEKGFSEARWRTQHYVNRNGELYPTHGLGPVANMIDINRGNRLARLSSIATKARGLHDYIVKNPKGGPNHPNAKVVFKQGDIVNTQIQCENGETILLTHDTSLPRPYNLGFRVQGTNGLWQDFHAGEPEAGFIHFEDKSPHHKWEDPKPYLEEYDHPLWKKYSALSTESGHGGMDFFVDNAFIECIKRDVEFPLDVYDLATWYAITPLSEKSIQEKGQLQEIPDFTKGKWKTRKPIFGVHGEY